The Fulvivirga ligni genome window below encodes:
- a CDS encoding Ig-like domain-containing protein, translated as MHLKNYLRLAALSSALFFQSCGDDGDSDEPLDTTNPEITISGIENDEAVWNNLAIQASATDDIAIASIELYLDNELLKSDETTGSIKTEWDTNDYEDGQHTIKVVATDNAGNKAEKEVSFEIKNVLVTLKSAADLMDSGQSGIVFLSDLEGKIIIEQTITSGQTIEIRQNGYDGTEFFLTEMFGPFEDDLQRLITYEHIERGQIWNVSHRSIDHRHPQSSRTVKFENMESNAHYKISTAYNLRDVNRDEITIPAYDGIYDFIVIKENSRYVPAAYHLYNNVVDGSNIDLSQVTSEFDYVDISFPKYQKSMCYIYGYNDSFNERVQVCSERAADKSVSSFPYTGDTFDNYQIHIAWYDAYSSFDQYTYGIDDYEINAVEQNFNLELKDDMFSYSADGSFDYMKITFYITNENPGYDTPWEYILSGGENREIPLLEIPESLNGAEYLSEYGNRYFYDVDDMENYEDLKEFIGTSTYGYYDTEHTEGLGYSVFRQANVD; from the coding sequence ATGCATTTAAAAAACTACTTACGATTGGCAGCCTTAAGCTCTGCCCTATTTTTTCAATCTTGTGGCGATGATGGTGACAGTGACGAACCTTTAGACACCACAAACCCAGAAATTACAATATCAGGAATAGAAAATGATGAAGCAGTATGGAATAACCTGGCTATACAGGCAAGTGCTACAGATGATATTGCCATAGCATCCATAGAGCTCTATCTGGATAACGAGCTATTAAAATCTGATGAAACCACAGGCTCAATAAAGACTGAATGGGACACAAATGATTATGAAGATGGCCAACACACGATCAAAGTGGTAGCTACTGATAACGCTGGCAATAAGGCCGAAAAAGAAGTTAGCTTTGAGATTAAGAATGTTTTGGTAACATTAAAATCAGCGGCCGACTTAATGGACAGTGGGCAAAGCGGAATAGTATTTCTTTCTGATCTTGAGGGGAAAATAATTATAGAACAAACCATAACCTCAGGACAAACTATTGAAATTAGACAAAATGGTTATGATGGCACTGAGTTTTTCCTAACAGAAATGTTTGGTCCATTTGAGGATGATCTACAAAGATTAATTACCTATGAACATATTGAAAGAGGACAAATCTGGAATGTAAGTCATCGGTCCATCGATCACCGTCATCCGCAATCTAGCAGAACCGTAAAATTTGAAAACATGGAAAGCAATGCACATTACAAAATCTCCACAGCTTACAATCTAAGGGATGTAAATAGGGATGAAATAACCATTCCGGCGTATGATGGCATTTATGATTTTATAGTCATAAAAGAGAACAGTAGATATGTACCGGCAGCTTATCATCTTTACAATAACGTGGTAGACGGGTCTAACATAGATTTATCACAGGTAACTTCTGAGTTTGATTATGTAGATATTTCATTTCCAAAATATCAAAAATCCATGTGCTATATCTATGGTTATAATGACTCTTTTAATGAACGAGTGCAAGTATGCTCAGAGCGAGCCGCTGACAAATCTGTGTCCTCATTTCCATATACAGGAGACACCTTCGACAATTACCAAATCCATATTGCTTGGTATGATGCATATTCGTCCTTTGACCAGTATACATATGGCATAGATGACTATGAAATCAATGCAGTAGAGCAGAACTTTAACTTAGAACTAAAAGATGACATGTTCTCATATAGTGCCGATGGAAGCTTTGATTATATGAAAATAACTTTTTACATCACTAATGAGAACCCTGGCTATGATACTCCCTGGGAATACATATTAAGCGGCGGAGAAAACAGAGAAATACCATTATTAGAAATACCAGAAAGTTTGAATGGTGCTGAATATTTGTCCGAATATGGAAATAGATATTTTTATGATGTTGATGATATGGAAAATTATGAAGATCTAAAAGAATTCATAGGCACTAGTACCTATGGTTATTATGACACTGAACATACTGAGGGCTTAGGTTATTCAGTATTTAGACAAGCGAATGTCGATTAA